A DNA window from Niabella yanshanensis contains the following coding sequences:
- a CDS encoding ATP-binding protein yields the protein MQLSVFSTDNEKSGFRLQYMEVFNWGTFDEQIHTIMPNGETSLLTGANGSGKTTFVDALLTLIVPEKRYRFYNQSSGSEKKGDRTEDTYVMGGYGTINSDTGVTKTLYLRENRDEAYSILLANFTNEAQQEVTLFQVRYFTNGDMQKRFGIAHKSLRIETDFKPFDLGNAWKRRIDQQYNKGSRKQVEWFDAASKYANRMVDVLGMQSIQALTLFNQTVGIKVLGNLDDFIRTHMLEPRDMESAFQELKKHLATLLDAQRNIEKAEEQIRLLQPVHEHYTGFKNLQDQQKTIQQSVQTASIWKSYTQDALLQEALEEDASNIKTLEQHAADLKETIDRLHEEERTTRNQIEQNKAGQRLKQLEQELKELQVKKKEAEANLALFTEWCTTLHLEDKTASDEESYKRIQKETARAAMRLDRENRLNEDDDFDAKNQHRKANDEREQLERELNILLHSKSNIPAHLVNVRRELCNALRLETADLPFAGELVQVKPEELHWQPALEKLLHGFSLRLLVPDKHYKRVTRYINQTNIGARLVYYHVKDTIPALAEDQTVFYKLDFHPDHTLSEWVQQQVIQQFSYVCLNDEKTLERYDKAITLNGLVKNRNRHEKDDRPGVNDAGRYVMGWNNERKKEALIMRRNKLTDELANTAEIIERCRSRAGRLQKQFYALSRLQEHGGFALLDVAGFQRGLHKTEEQIKELSQSNNQLQALTAQLDEVMAQRAEAEKKWLSANGEVTTLENRVNGRMQLKTTLQILLQHITPENKDELLQFQQQHAIALGGVTLDTIEETYRLFKEKLDAEAASIQQQLHKTETHLNRSISQIKNPSPTLLQRFPDWYSDVQYLPEEAVYAEEFKEWLDKLETENLPKYRRDFENFINDTITYKIGGLNEEMEKWEREINNSVNKLNQSLGVINFNRLPDTYIQLGKRSVPDATIKAFRNALLDALPQAANWQQSKFEDKALHFRQKVQPLIDSLDESESYRARVMDVRNWFEFWADEKYRNTNELKKTYRQMGQLSGGEKAQLTYTILCSAIAYQFGITREGKNSRSLRFIAVDESFSNQDEDKATYLMELCKQLHLQLLVVTPSDKIQIVQDYIAHVHLVQRVNNRHSVMYNMTIKELQQKIKNKEEVVA from the coding sequence ATGCAGCTAAGCGTATTCAGCACGGATAATGAGAAGAGCGGGTTCCGGTTACAATACATGGAAGTGTTTAACTGGGGCACTTTTGATGAGCAGATACATACCATTATGCCTAATGGTGAAACCAGCCTGTTAACCGGGGCCAACGGTAGCGGTAAAACCACTTTCGTGGATGCACTGCTTACCCTGATCGTTCCCGAAAAAAGATACCGTTTTTACAACCAGAGTAGTGGTAGTGAAAAAAAGGGCGACCGTACCGAAGATACCTATGTGATGGGTGGCTATGGTACCATTAACTCAGATACGGGTGTCACCAAAACCCTTTATCTCCGTGAAAACCGGGATGAGGCCTACAGTATACTGCTTGCCAACTTCACCAATGAGGCGCAGCAGGAAGTAACCCTGTTCCAGGTACGGTATTTTACCAATGGCGATATGCAGAAGCGGTTTGGCATTGCCCATAAAAGCCTGCGCATTGAAACGGATTTTAAACCTTTTGACCTGGGCAATGCCTGGAAACGCAGGATAGACCAGCAATACAATAAAGGCAGCCGGAAACAGGTAGAATGGTTTGATGCAGCCAGCAAATACGCCAACCGCATGGTAGATGTGTTGGGTATGCAGAGCATTCAGGCCCTGACCTTGTTCAATCAGACAGTAGGTATTAAAGTACTGGGCAACCTGGACGATTTCATCCGCACCCACATGCTGGAACCCCGGGATATGGAGTCGGCTTTCCAGGAGCTGAAAAAACACCTGGCTACCTTGCTGGATGCGCAGCGTAATATAGAAAAAGCAGAAGAGCAGATACGTTTGCTGCAACCGGTGCACGAGCATTACACCGGGTTTAAAAACCTGCAGGATCAACAGAAAACGATACAGCAATCGGTGCAAACCGCCAGTATCTGGAAAAGCTATACCCAGGATGCTTTGTTACAGGAGGCATTGGAAGAAGATGCCAGCAACATCAAAACACTGGAACAACATGCCGCGGATCTTAAAGAAACCATAGACCGGTTACACGAAGAAGAACGAACTACCCGCAACCAGATCGAGCAAAATAAAGCGGGTCAGCGTTTAAAGCAACTAGAGCAGGAGTTAAAAGAGCTGCAAGTAAAGAAGAAGGAAGCGGAAGCGAACCTGGCCCTGTTTACCGAATGGTGTACTACATTGCATTTGGAGGATAAAACAGCCTCCGACGAAGAAAGCTATAAGCGGATACAGAAAGAAACGGCCAGAGCCGCTATGAGGCTGGACCGGGAAAACCGCCTGAATGAAGATGATGATTTTGATGCGAAGAACCAACACCGGAAAGCAAATGATGAGCGGGAGCAGCTGGAAAGAGAGCTGAATATTTTATTGCACAGCAAAAGTAATATACCGGCTCACCTGGTCAATGTGCGAAGAGAATTGTGTAATGCATTGAGGCTGGAAACTGCTGACCTGCCTTTTGCAGGCGAGCTGGTACAGGTAAAACCGGAAGAGCTGCATTGGCAGCCGGCTTTAGAGAAGTTGTTGCATGGCTTTTCTTTGCGGTTGCTGGTCCCCGATAAGCACTATAAGAGAGTAACCCGCTATATCAACCAAACCAATATCGGCGCAAGGCTGGTGTACTACCACGTAAAGGACACGATACCCGCCCTGGCGGAAGACCAGACGGTTTTTTACAAGCTGGATTTTCATCCCGATCATACACTATCTGAGTGGGTACAGCAACAGGTGATACAACAATTTTCTTATGTATGCCTGAACGATGAAAAGACCCTGGAGCGATATGATAAAGCCATTACACTTAATGGTCTGGTTAAAAACCGTAATCGACATGAAAAGGATGACCGTCCGGGCGTGAATGACGCTGGCCGTTATGTAATGGGCTGGAACAATGAGCGTAAAAAAGAAGCGCTGATCATGCGCCGGAATAAGCTAACGGATGAGCTGGCCAATACGGCTGAAATTATAGAGCGTTGCCGCAGTCGGGCAGGACGTTTACAGAAACAGTTTTATGCCTTAAGTCGCCTGCAGGAGCATGGTGGATTCGCTTTGTTAGATGTGGCAGGTTTCCAAAGGGGCTTACATAAAACAGAGGAGCAGATCAAAGAACTGAGCCAAAGCAATAACCAGCTACAGGCCCTAACGGCTCAGCTCGATGAAGTGATGGCACAACGCGCCGAAGCGGAAAAGAAATGGCTATCTGCTAATGGTGAAGTGACCACCTTGGAAAATCGTGTTAACGGAAGAATGCAACTCAAAACTACCTTGCAGATTTTATTGCAGCACATTACACCCGAAAATAAAGATGAGTTGTTGCAGTTTCAGCAGCAGCATGCCATAGCTTTGGGTGGCGTTACGCTGGACACGATTGAAGAAACTTATCGCTTATTTAAAGAAAAGCTGGATGCTGAAGCTGCTTCGATTCAACAACAACTGCATAAAACGGAAACGCATTTAAACCGCAGCATCAGCCAGATTAAAAACCCTTCACCCACATTGCTGCAGCGCTTTCCAGACTGGTATAGTGATGTACAGTATTTACCGGAGGAGGCCGTTTATGCCGAAGAGTTTAAAGAATGGCTGGATAAACTGGAAACAGAGAACCTGCCCAAATACAGAAGAGACTTTGAGAATTTCATCAACGACACAATAACGTACAAAATTGGCGGACTCAACGAGGAGATGGAGAAATGGGAGCGGGAGATCAATAACAGCGTGAACAAACTCAACCAATCTTTAGGGGTTATTAACTTTAACCGTCTGCCCGATACTTATATTCAGCTGGGTAAACGATCGGTGCCTGATGCAACCATTAAGGCTTTCCGCAACGCGTTACTGGATGCTTTGCCGCAAGCTGCCAACTGGCAACAAAGTAAGTTTGAAGATAAGGCCCTTCACTTCCGCCAGAAAGTACAACCGCTTATCGATAGCCTGGATGAAAGTGAAAGCTATCGTGCCCGTGTAATGGATGTGCGTAACTGGTTTGAGTTTTGGGCCGATGAGAAATACAGGAATACCAATGAGCTGAAGAAAACCTATCGCCAGATGGGGCAGTTATCGGGAGGGGAGAAGGCGCAATTAACTTATACCATATTGTGTAGTGCCATAGCCTACCAGTTTGGTATTACCCGCGAAGGGAAAAACAGCCGCAGCCTGCGTTTTATAGCCGTAGATGAAAGCTTTAGTAACCAGGATGAGGATAAGGCTACCTACCTGATGGAGCTTTGTAAACAATTACACTTGCAATTACTGGTGGTAACGCCTAGTGATAAGATACAGATTGTGCAGGATTATATTGCCCATGTGCACCTGGTGCAAAGAGTAAATAACCGGCATAGTGTGATGTATAATATGACGATTAAGGAACTGCAGCAAAAAATAAAGAATAAGGAAGAAGTGGTGGCGTAA
- a CDS encoding DUF4194 domain-containing protein, which produces MADTIHAFTPVFIKLLKGPVEYLEKSSWEKLVQYRAELTGFLQQLGLTLVLDEQDGYAYIKHSITEEDTTGVSWAQRRSLTYDESVMLVLLRDMMAEFEVGEATHRELIKKRREIKEYAELFFKENASRVKMLKDIDRLIDRAEENGFLERSENHDVADEQKFRIKKIIKARVDSEILEDFKQQLTAHAAKRIQHG; this is translated from the coding sequence ATGGCGGATACAATACATGCATTCACCCCCGTATTTATAAAACTGCTGAAGGGGCCCGTAGAGTACCTGGAAAAAAGCAGCTGGGAAAAACTGGTGCAATACAGGGCCGAATTGACAGGCTTTTTACAGCAACTGGGCTTAACCCTGGTGCTGGACGAGCAGGACGGCTATGCTTATATTAAACATAGCATTACCGAAGAAGATACCACCGGTGTAAGCTGGGCCCAGCGCCGCAGCCTTACCTATGATGAAAGTGTGATGCTAGTATTGCTGCGCGATATGATGGCCGAGTTTGAAGTAGGTGAAGCCACCCACCGGGAACTGATCAAAAAACGACGCGAGATAAAAGAATACGCCGAACTGTTTTTTAAGGAGAATGCCAGCCGGGTAAAGATGCTTAAGGACATTGACAGGCTCATCGACAGGGCAGAAGAAAACGGGTTTTTGGAGCGATCGGAAAATCATGATGTGGCAGACGAACAGAAGTTCAGGATCAAAAAGATCATCAAGGCCCGGGTAGACAGTGAAATTTTAGAAGATTTTAAACAGCAACTGACAGCACATGCAGCTAAGCGTATTCAGCACGGATAA